In Solanum pennellii chromosome 7, SPENNV200, the following are encoded in one genomic region:
- the LOC107026521 gene encoding GPI ethanolamine phosphate transferase 3 isoform X1 translates to MDHSSQNARSGEVSWKSENLGKRRWTFVVFLGILILHGLAIFVFTRGFLLTRTELSQYSHCSDIQQSPCFSPPQDDQMVNHSKGCWTKPAVDRIVIIVLDALRYDFVAPSTFFDEKKPWMDRLQVLHKLASQPGSFAKIFKAIADPPTTSLQRLKGLTTGGLPTFIDVGNSFGAPAIIEDNLIYQMAKNGKRVVMMGDDTWVQLFPQHFNISHPFPSFNVKDLDTVDDGCVEHLFPYLYQEDWDVLIAHFLGVDHAGHIFGVDSTEMIEKLEQYNGILEKVVDVLESQSGPGGLHENTLLLVMGDHGQTINGDHGGGAPEEVETSLFAMSLQKNPSSLPSETDSSSCRLDMEKRKICTSSIEQLDFAATVSALLGIPYPFGSIGRVNPELYALAAGTWNLDIFTPEGGINLSESERWMQNYVNVLCMNTWQVKRYIDVYSASSVIGFSDKDMSHVSNLYAQAHDNWLHTKEAVLNCKSESCSTLLPQLKKQVEAYSNFLSSITALARSKWTEFNLKMMGTGLCILVLSLFVHIFIIKKLDKLCSCYLPRGGNFVVSFEAIFAYAAVLIRSFSFLSNSFILEEGKTASFLLATAGMLQLRHAIVKKKMFLEGLLFVLVVPLLRFGIELGQSKQAVNSLFLKSFASWTVSVDNGTNLWIYVADILPFLALVILAYILYYKSIRHSSCRGIFKLVAVGTIFASSLIALAWALDGNLFSPSTVIVDIKAYWIPRIIYVVGLLQLFLLAISQLFGKEKTSGWEEGTIIKATAMLSAWSSTIIILSGKQGPLVALAAVIQGWCVIRLMTLERAKNDYYNSSTSYSSPVAKWSLLAVCLFFCTGHWCAFDGLRYASAFVGFDEFNLIRQAALLTIDTFGFSHILPVMGLPLIVACRRHPEVQAEKRKPLFFLQLCQVYLMYGLTMAISMTLTIICVTIQRRHLMVWGLFAPKFVFDAVGLLLTDLFICLASLYYFA, encoded by the exons ATGGATCATTCGTCTCAGAACGCAAGG agtggtgaggtttcaTGGAAAAGTGAGAATTTGGGCAAGCGGAGATGGACTTTCGTGGTGTTCCTTGGGATACTGATACTTCATGGATTGGCTATTTTCGTCTTCACCAGAGGATTCCTCCTAACTCGCACTGAACTTTCACAATATAGTCACTGCTCTGATATTCAACAATCTCCATGCTTCTCTCCTCCTCAAGATGATCAAATGGTTAACCATTCCAAAGGGTGCTGGACGAAACCGGCTGTTGATCGAATTGTTATCATTGTTCTTGATGCTCTCAGGTATGACTTTGTTGCTCCAAGTACCTTTTTTGATGAGAAAAAACCGTGGATGGACAGATTGCAGGTGTTGCACAAGTTGGCATCTCAGCCAGGTTCATTTGCTAAGATCTTTAAAGCTATTGCTGATCCTCCTACAACCAGTTTACAACGTCTAAAGGGATTAACAACTGGTGGGCTTCCAACTTTTATTGATGTGGGTAACAGCTTTGGAGCACCGGCTATCATTgaagataatttaatttatcaGATGGCTAAGAATGGCAAGCGAGTTGTGATGATGGGGGATGACACGTGGGTTCAACTGTTTCCTCAACATTTTAATATATCTCATCCGTTCCCTTCATTTAATGTTAAAGACCTTGACACGGTAGATGATGGCTGCGTTGAACACTTGTTTCCATACCTGTATCAAGAAGATTGGGATGTACTTATAGCACATTTTCTTGGCGTGGATCATGCCGGACATATTTTTGGTGTCGATTCCACTGAAATGATAGAAAAGTTGGAGCAGTACAATGGGATTTTGGAGAAAGTTGTTGATGTCCTGGAAAGCCAAAGTGGACCTGGCGGGTTACATGAAAATACTCTGCTTCTTGTGATGGGTGATCATGGGCAAACCATCAACGGTGATCATGGTGGAGGTGCTCCAGAAGAGGTTGAAACGTCGCTATTTGCTATGAGTTTGCAAAAGAATCCGTCTTCCTTACCGTCTGAAACTGATAGCTCATCTTGTCGACTTGACATGGAGAAGAGAAAGATATGTACTAGCTCCATTGAGCAGCTTGACTTTGCTGCAACAGTATCTGCTCTGCTTGGCATTCCTTATCCTTTTGGAAGCATCGGGCGTGTTAATCCTGAACTGTATGCATTAGCTGCTGGTACTTGGAACTTGGACATCTTTACCCCTGAAGGTGGAATAAATCTCTCAGAATCAGAAAGGTGGATGCAGAACTACGTCAATGTCCTCTGCATGAATACATGGCAGGTGAAAAGATACATTGATGTATATTCAGCTTCATCAGTGATAGGATTTTCAGACAAAGATATGTCTCATGTATCAAACCTCTATGCTCAGGCCCATGATAATTGGCTACATACCAAAGAAGCTGTTTTGAATTGTAAAAGTGAAAGTTGTTCAACATTGTTACCTCAACTGAAGAAGCAAGTTGAAGCTTATTCTAATTTCCTGTCAAGTATTACTGCACTTGCTCGTTCCAAATGGACAGAGTTCAATCTAAAGATGATGGGCACTGGTTTATGCATCTTGGTGCTCTCTCTTTTTGTTCACATTTTTATCATCAAGAAGTTGGACAAACTATGCAGTTGCTATCTTCCTCGTGGTGGAAATTTTGTAGTTTCTTTTGAGGCTATTTTTGCTTATGCTGCGGTGCTGATTCGTTCTTTCAGTTTTCTTTCAAATAGTTTCATCTTGGAGGAAGGTAAAACAGCAAGTTTTCTGTTGGCCACGGCTGGAATGCTTCAATTACGTCATGCAATAGTAAAAAAGAAGATGTTTCTTGAAGGACTTCTTTTTGTTCTGGTGGTTCCTCTTCTCAGATTTGGTATTGAACTGGGACAGTCAAAGCAGGCTGTCAATTCTTTATTTCTGAAGTCATTTGCTTCATGGACTGTAAGCGTTGACAATGGCACCAACTTATGGATTTATGTTGCTGATATCTTGCCCTTTTTAGCTCTTGTCATTTTAGCTTATATACTTTATTACAAGAGCATCAGGCACAGTTCTTGTCGGGGGATATTCAAGTTAGTTGCCGTTGGAACCATATTTGCTTCTTCTCTTATAGCTTTGGCTTGGGCTTTAGATGGTAACTTATTCAGCCCTAGCACAGTTATTGTGGATATAAAAGCATATTGGATTCCTCGGATCATCTATGTTGTTGGTCTTCtgcaattatttttattagcaATATCTCAACTTTTTGGTAAAGAGAAGACTTCAGGTTGGGAGGAAGGTACAATTATTAAAGCAACTGCCATGTTATCAGCATGGAGTTCAACAATAATCATTTTGTCCGGGAAACAAGGTCCTCTAGTTGCTCTAGCAGCAGTAATTCAAGGGTGGTGTGTAATTAGGTTGATGACGTTGGAACGAGCAAAGAATGACTATTACAACAGTTCAACTTCATATTCTTCTCCGGTGGCAAAATGGAGTCTTTTAGCTGTGTGTCTGTTTTTCTGCACTGGACATTGGTGTGCCTTTGATGGCCTCCGCTATGCTTCAGCATTCGTTGGGTTTGATGAATTCAACCTTATTCGTCAAGCAGCCCTGCTTACCATAGATACATTTGGTTTCTCCCACATTCTTCCAGTAATGGGACTTCCACTTATTGTTGCTTGCCGACGACATCCAGAAGTCCAGGCTGAGAAAAGGAAACCACTGTTTTTTCTCCAGTTATGCCAGGTGTATTTGATGTACGGACTTACTATGGCTATATCTATGACATTGACAATTATATGTGTTACTATTCAAAGGCGACACTTGATGGTATGGGGTTTATTTGCTCCAAAGTTCGTCTTTGATGCTGTGGGTCTTCTTCTTACAGACCTCTTCATATGCCTTGCATCACTGTACTATTTTGCATGA
- the LOC107026521 gene encoding GPI ethanolamine phosphate transferase 3 isoform X2: MSKSGEVSWKSENLGKRRWTFVVFLGILILHGLAIFVFTRGFLLTRTELSQYSHCSDIQQSPCFSPPQDDQMVNHSKGCWTKPAVDRIVIIVLDALRYDFVAPSTFFDEKKPWMDRLQVLHKLASQPGSFAKIFKAIADPPTTSLQRLKGLTTGGLPTFIDVGNSFGAPAIIEDNLIYQMAKNGKRVVMMGDDTWVQLFPQHFNISHPFPSFNVKDLDTVDDGCVEHLFPYLYQEDWDVLIAHFLGVDHAGHIFGVDSTEMIEKLEQYNGILEKVVDVLESQSGPGGLHENTLLLVMGDHGQTINGDHGGGAPEEVETSLFAMSLQKNPSSLPSETDSSSCRLDMEKRKICTSSIEQLDFAATVSALLGIPYPFGSIGRVNPELYALAAGTWNLDIFTPEGGINLSESERWMQNYVNVLCMNTWQVKRYIDVYSASSVIGFSDKDMSHVSNLYAQAHDNWLHTKEAVLNCKSESCSTLLPQLKKQVEAYSNFLSSITALARSKWTEFNLKMMGTGLCILVLSLFVHIFIIKKLDKLCSCYLPRGGNFVVSFEAIFAYAAVLIRSFSFLSNSFILEEGKTASFLLATAGMLQLRHAIVKKKMFLEGLLFVLVVPLLRFGIELGQSKQAVNSLFLKSFASWTVSVDNGTNLWIYVADILPFLALVILAYILYYKSIRHSSCRGIFKLVAVGTIFASSLIALAWALDGNLFSPSTVIVDIKAYWIPRIIYVVGLLQLFLLAISQLFGKEKTSGWEEGTIIKATAMLSAWSSTIIILSGKQGPLVALAAVIQGWCVIRLMTLERAKNDYYNSSTSYSSPVAKWSLLAVCLFFCTGHWCAFDGLRYASAFVGFDEFNLIRQAALLTIDTFGFSHILPVMGLPLIVACRRHPEVQAEKRKPLFFLQLCQVYLMYGLTMAISMTLTIICVTIQRRHLMVWGLFAPKFVFDAVGLLLTDLFICLASLYYFA, translated from the coding sequence ATGTcgaagagtggtgaggtttcaTGGAAAAGTGAGAATTTGGGCAAGCGGAGATGGACTTTCGTGGTGTTCCTTGGGATACTGATACTTCATGGATTGGCTATTTTCGTCTTCACCAGAGGATTCCTCCTAACTCGCACTGAACTTTCACAATATAGTCACTGCTCTGATATTCAACAATCTCCATGCTTCTCTCCTCCTCAAGATGATCAAATGGTTAACCATTCCAAAGGGTGCTGGACGAAACCGGCTGTTGATCGAATTGTTATCATTGTTCTTGATGCTCTCAGGTATGACTTTGTTGCTCCAAGTACCTTTTTTGATGAGAAAAAACCGTGGATGGACAGATTGCAGGTGTTGCACAAGTTGGCATCTCAGCCAGGTTCATTTGCTAAGATCTTTAAAGCTATTGCTGATCCTCCTACAACCAGTTTACAACGTCTAAAGGGATTAACAACTGGTGGGCTTCCAACTTTTATTGATGTGGGTAACAGCTTTGGAGCACCGGCTATCATTgaagataatttaatttatcaGATGGCTAAGAATGGCAAGCGAGTTGTGATGATGGGGGATGACACGTGGGTTCAACTGTTTCCTCAACATTTTAATATATCTCATCCGTTCCCTTCATTTAATGTTAAAGACCTTGACACGGTAGATGATGGCTGCGTTGAACACTTGTTTCCATACCTGTATCAAGAAGATTGGGATGTACTTATAGCACATTTTCTTGGCGTGGATCATGCCGGACATATTTTTGGTGTCGATTCCACTGAAATGATAGAAAAGTTGGAGCAGTACAATGGGATTTTGGAGAAAGTTGTTGATGTCCTGGAAAGCCAAAGTGGACCTGGCGGGTTACATGAAAATACTCTGCTTCTTGTGATGGGTGATCATGGGCAAACCATCAACGGTGATCATGGTGGAGGTGCTCCAGAAGAGGTTGAAACGTCGCTATTTGCTATGAGTTTGCAAAAGAATCCGTCTTCCTTACCGTCTGAAACTGATAGCTCATCTTGTCGACTTGACATGGAGAAGAGAAAGATATGTACTAGCTCCATTGAGCAGCTTGACTTTGCTGCAACAGTATCTGCTCTGCTTGGCATTCCTTATCCTTTTGGAAGCATCGGGCGTGTTAATCCTGAACTGTATGCATTAGCTGCTGGTACTTGGAACTTGGACATCTTTACCCCTGAAGGTGGAATAAATCTCTCAGAATCAGAAAGGTGGATGCAGAACTACGTCAATGTCCTCTGCATGAATACATGGCAGGTGAAAAGATACATTGATGTATATTCAGCTTCATCAGTGATAGGATTTTCAGACAAAGATATGTCTCATGTATCAAACCTCTATGCTCAGGCCCATGATAATTGGCTACATACCAAAGAAGCTGTTTTGAATTGTAAAAGTGAAAGTTGTTCAACATTGTTACCTCAACTGAAGAAGCAAGTTGAAGCTTATTCTAATTTCCTGTCAAGTATTACTGCACTTGCTCGTTCCAAATGGACAGAGTTCAATCTAAAGATGATGGGCACTGGTTTATGCATCTTGGTGCTCTCTCTTTTTGTTCACATTTTTATCATCAAGAAGTTGGACAAACTATGCAGTTGCTATCTTCCTCGTGGTGGAAATTTTGTAGTTTCTTTTGAGGCTATTTTTGCTTATGCTGCGGTGCTGATTCGTTCTTTCAGTTTTCTTTCAAATAGTTTCATCTTGGAGGAAGGTAAAACAGCAAGTTTTCTGTTGGCCACGGCTGGAATGCTTCAATTACGTCATGCAATAGTAAAAAAGAAGATGTTTCTTGAAGGACTTCTTTTTGTTCTGGTGGTTCCTCTTCTCAGATTTGGTATTGAACTGGGACAGTCAAAGCAGGCTGTCAATTCTTTATTTCTGAAGTCATTTGCTTCATGGACTGTAAGCGTTGACAATGGCACCAACTTATGGATTTATGTTGCTGATATCTTGCCCTTTTTAGCTCTTGTCATTTTAGCTTATATACTTTATTACAAGAGCATCAGGCACAGTTCTTGTCGGGGGATATTCAAGTTAGTTGCCGTTGGAACCATATTTGCTTCTTCTCTTATAGCTTTGGCTTGGGCTTTAGATGGTAACTTATTCAGCCCTAGCACAGTTATTGTGGATATAAAAGCATATTGGATTCCTCGGATCATCTATGTTGTTGGTCTTCtgcaattatttttattagcaATATCTCAACTTTTTGGTAAAGAGAAGACTTCAGGTTGGGAGGAAGGTACAATTATTAAAGCAACTGCCATGTTATCAGCATGGAGTTCAACAATAATCATTTTGTCCGGGAAACAAGGTCCTCTAGTTGCTCTAGCAGCAGTAATTCAAGGGTGGTGTGTAATTAGGTTGATGACGTTGGAACGAGCAAAGAATGACTATTACAACAGTTCAACTTCATATTCTTCTCCGGTGGCAAAATGGAGTCTTTTAGCTGTGTGTCTGTTTTTCTGCACTGGACATTGGTGTGCCTTTGATGGCCTCCGCTATGCTTCAGCATTCGTTGGGTTTGATGAATTCAACCTTATTCGTCAAGCAGCCCTGCTTACCATAGATACATTTGGTTTCTCCCACATTCTTCCAGTAATGGGACTTCCACTTATTGTTGCTTGCCGACGACATCCAGAAGTCCAGGCTGAGAAAAGGAAACCACTGTTTTTTCTCCAGTTATGCCAGGTGTATTTGATGTACGGACTTACTATGGCTATATCTATGACATTGACAATTATATGTGTTACTATTCAAAGGCGACACTTGATGGTATGGGGTTTATTTGCTCCAAAGTTCGTCTTTGATGCTGTGGGTCTTCTTCTTACAGACCTCTTCATATGCCTTGCATCACTGTACTATTTTGCATGA